In Clostridium sp. DL-VIII, the following proteins share a genomic window:
- a CDS encoding FGGY-family carbohydrate kinase yields the protein MTIKEKRIEEIQNGKTSLGIEFGSTRIKAVLIGNDFSPLASGSFEWEASLEDGIWTYSLEEIWSGLQYSYQKLFADVKEKYGVTLSKIGSIGFSAMMHGYMAFDKQGNLLVPFRTWRNTMTEEAAGKLTELFKFNIPERWSIAHLYQAILNDEPHIEKLDFLTTLAGYIHWQLTGEKVLGIGDASGMFPIDMNTHNYDNDMLKTFNNLSEVTKHSIDVEKLLPKVLLAGEHAGILTPEGAKKLDVSGNLESGIPICPPEGDAGTGMVATNSVAQRTGNLSAGTSIFAMVVLEKPLANVHTEIDLVTTPSGDLVGMVHANNGYSDIEAWVNIFKQFTEAINVNIPIDLLYMGLYSQALLGDPDCGGVLAYNYFAGENITGVSEGRPLIVRKPKSNFSLPNLMKAHLFTSLGALKIGMDILLKDEGVKLDKLLGHGGLFKTPIVGQEAVAAAVNTSVSVMKTAGEGGAWGIALLASYLKEKENHSISLPEFLSKRVFAGYVAEEVKPEQKDVDGFEQFMKRYKKGIPIEQAAVDYLI from the coding sequence AGCGGAAGCTTCGAATGGGAGGCAAGCCTAGAGGATGGGATTTGGACATATTCACTAGAAGAAATCTGGAGTGGTCTTCAGTACAGTTATCAAAAACTTTTTGCCGACGTAAAAGAAAAATATGGAGTTACGCTTTCAAAAATTGGTTCGATCGGTTTTTCGGCAATGATGCATGGATATATGGCTTTTGATAAACAAGGAAATCTTCTTGTTCCTTTTAGGACTTGGCGTAATACGATGACAGAAGAAGCAGCAGGAAAGTTAACAGAATTGTTTAAGTTCAATATTCCTGAAAGGTGGAGCATAGCACATTTATATCAGGCTATTCTTAATGATGAGCCTCATATTGAAAAGTTGGATTTTCTAACTACATTAGCTGGATATATTCATTGGCAATTGACAGGTGAAAAGGTTTTAGGTATTGGTGATGCATCAGGAATGTTCCCAATTGATATGAATACACATAATTATGATAACGATATGTTGAAAACATTTAACAATTTATCAGAAGTTACAAAACATTCAATAGATGTAGAAAAGCTTTTACCTAAAGTATTATTAGCAGGAGAACATGCAGGTATATTAACTCCAGAAGGAGCAAAAAAACTTGATGTGAGTGGAAATCTTGAAAGTGGAATACCGATATGTCCACCAGAAGGAGATGCTGGCACAGGAATGGTTGCAACAAATTCAGTTGCACAGCGTACAGGAAACCTTTCAGCAGGTACATCGATTTTCGCTATGGTTGTACTTGAAAAACCACTTGCTAATGTGCATACAGAGATTGATTTAGTAACTACACCATCAGGAGATTTGGTTGGGATGGTTCATGCTAATAATGGTTACTCTGATATAGAAGCATGGGTTAATATATTTAAACAATTTACTGAGGCGATAAATGTAAATATTCCAATAGATCTTCTTTATATGGGACTATATAGCCAAGCGCTTTTGGGTGATCCAGATTGTGGAGGAGTTCTTGCATATAATTATTTCGCAGGTGAAAATATTACTGGTGTTTCGGAAGGAAGACCTTTGATAGTAAGGAAGCCAAAAAGTAATTTTAGCTTGCCAAATCTTATGAAAGCACATCTTTTTACTTCTTTAGGTGCATTGAAAATAGGAATGGATATTTTATTAAAGGACGAGGGAGTAAAATTGGATAAATTACTTGGGCATGGAGGATTATTTAAGACACCTATTGTTGGACAAGAAGCTGTTGCAGCTGCAGTAAATACGTCAGTATCTGTTATGAAAACAGCAGGAGAAGGTGGCGCTTGGGGAATTGCATTATTGGCTAGTTATCTGAAAGAGAAGGAGAATCACTCTATATCATTACCAGAGTTTTTATCAAAAAGAGTATTTGCTGGTTACGTAGCTGAAGAAGTAAAACCTGAACAAAAGGATGTAGATGGTTTTGAACAATTTATGAAGCGTTATAAAAAAGGAATTCCTATTGAGCAAGCAGCAGTAGATTACTTGATTTAA